The Anguilla rostrata isolate EN2019 chromosome 2, ASM1855537v3, whole genome shotgun sequence genome contains the following window.
ATTACaattgtgctgttgtgtttttcagagctaCAAGAACATCAAGGAAAGGTATGTAGACCAACCTATTTTCAAGTGTCTGTTTAAGTCTCTTTAAACCCTAAATCTGGGGCAACAtaactcaggaggtaagagcggttgtctgcctgtcggagggttgccagtttgatcccccgccctgggtgggTCATGGCAACCTTTCACTgttggcgtgtgagtgagtgtgtgaataggtgaataagaggcatcaattgtaaagcgctttggataaaagcgctatataaatgcagtccatttaccatttaaatcttgagtgactcctgcttgtcattacagagtccagtgcacactgcaggatccagagctgctctcaggggctctgatagatgtggccaaacacctgggcaacctgaagttcagagtctgggagaagatgcaggagatggtgcagtacagtgagtatCTGGGACAAAAGTTGAAATCACATTATTTGTGagcatttaatgaaaacatcaaaCTCCAAAACCTAACTGTATGTTGTGAAAGAAACAGTACAGAATCATCCAGTCTCATTTCCCATCAAGTTTAGGAAGATTCTGGGGCTGAACTGCACTGCTCTCAATTTAATATCAGAAAACAAGCAAGCACAGAATTAGTAGACTatttaaaacttaattaaaactgcagtttgtaagtttggagaaaatAACTAGTGTTACGACCGGCTCGAAGGGCCGCAACAAACAAGTCCAATGTACCAAAAAACAATCCAGAAACTAacctaaaaacacaaactcagacatttattagAATAACTAACAAACTaatcacaaactaaaacaaaggaaaacccacaaatttcaaacaaaacgatcttcacaaaaactactaacccaaaacaacaaatcaaACCACACACCAAAGAGACCTAAAAGAAGATCTCTCAAAGAAAATAACTCTACACAaaccaacacaccacacaccacacaccacacaccacacaccacacaccacacaccacacaccacacaccacacaccacacaccacacaccaaagAAACCCCAATGAAGATCTCAAAGAAATaactcccctgcctcatactgcagggcttatgTTGGCCAtcggcaggtggaggcaatcaagcaattaggcAATCAGGCAACTACCTCCTCCTGCACCacccagaccagcagaggcaggggacgtagcactagattaaaataaaaaataacattcaaccccctcccacccctcccctcagctctccCTTCAAGCCCTTCCCTATAAGGACTCATTCATATCAGGAACTATTAGCTGTGTGAATTAcgtgcatgaatgaatgaattaattttattattgcgTCATGCATCACAATGCCAATGCCCAGCCCACATTGGCTTATATGACACCAACATTTTGCATATAACAGATCCAGAGTAAATCATAAACctattaaaatgcaacaaacaCATATCTGATACATATGCCCTGTACAAAACAGTATAGACTCCATAACCAAACCTTCTTATCTTCTTTTTCAGGTTTTTGCAACATatacattgttattatttatgtaatgaaaacctgaaaaagaAGATAAGATGGTTTGGTTATGGAGTCTATACTGTTTTGTACAGGGAATAAACAAACAACCCATCTTGCCTTCTTTTCCAGGTGTTCGATACAAagttagccattttaaaaacgtcaAACTTAAATAGCAATTTTTcatcatccccacccccccaaaaaacttcAGGATTTCGTTTAGACATTTCATGGGAAATTGGTGCTCTTAGATCATcataatatgtacagtacagcataaagttggattcattttcaatttcaccCAGATCACATAACAGACAGTCTTTTTTCTTCAGCTACATCATTAGATCTGCCTACCTCAATAGCCAGAGGAAGGATACCGGTTCGTAACTGGGCAACCAGGGACCTTTGGCTTCTGGTTAGGTATGCCATAACATATGGTTCAGGGCCATAGTTTTGCTTAACATGAAAATATGTCCTTAATTTTGGTTTTAGCAATATATTATTAGACCACTTTTCTTCAAAGTTTGATAAAAGCTTATATTTAATCATGTTAATATTACACCGCAagttatttctgtaaatatattgtaaatcaaCTTCCTCAAAAAATGCATCATCAAGTTCTTTTGTCCATGGGGTGTTGTGTAATTTCACCCTGAATAGCTAGAACTGGAGCAAATTTATGTACCCCAAGAAAACATTGTATGGATCTGTTCTGAATAGAATTGCTGTTTTTTGGATTCTTTAAAGCCCCATATGCCAGCAGCATAATTCAGTACAGGAGAGACACAGGCATCATAAAGTTGTGAATATGTTGAATAGCCAATATCTTTGCACACTTTCAATTTATAAATCACTGAGCCTAACGCTCCTCCAGCCAAAGTCACTAGGGATTTTATCCCCCCCTCGTAGGTCATAAATTCATCCAGGGCAAACCCCAGGTATttatacacatatgcatattcTAGTGGTGATGGTCCAAAAGTGATATTTTGTGTACTTCTTGCTGTACCCTTTTTCCTGAAATGCATTATCTGGGTTTTACTCTGatttattgtattgcattgAATTAGCTATGATacgtgttcatttatttaatttcatgatgcaaacagattttgtttttaaagcataaatCGCTATGACTACCGTGTATTCGAAATCAAAACAATGATATACAGTTTCCCATGTATGTGACATAATCTGAATAGagtgtttgaaatgtgcatcttctcacagccttttaaatatcatttttctTGATATTTCAGCTCCTGTGGTGCTGGACCCCAATACTGTACGtgccactgtctctctctctgatgatctgaccactgtgagacacacaggtacagaccaGAAATATCCTGCCAACCCAGAGAGGTTTACCTTCACTGTGAGTGTGCTGGGATCTGAGGGCTTTACCTcagggaaacacagctgggaggtgaAGGTTGGGAATAAACCTGAGTGGGATATAGGAGTGGTGAAAGAGTCCATCTGTAGGAAGGGACGTCTAACATACACCCCAAagagaggattctgggtctTAATGCTGAGGAATGGTGATGAGTACCTTGCATCTGGAGTTACTGACCTCACACTGAAGAGGAAACCCCAGagcatcagagtgcagctggactatgacaggggggaggtgtcctTCTTCGACTCCAGTGACACGTCActcatttacacttttaaagACACATTTACTGAGACAGTGTTCCCATACTTCTCTCCATATTTGAAAGGAGATAAGAATGACAGACCCCTGCAAATATGCCCACTGACAGTTTCTGTAAAACCAGTGacggtatttgtttttttaaaaaatagatggTGTACTTTTAAGGAATGTTTGTTGTTTCTAATCTGCTTCAGCATACCTTACCTGGTTGCTGACTTGGGTACACTGGAGTTGACTTACTGGAGATGTGAATTGACCAAAGGGAGCTGGTTGATGGCCTACCAAAACCAAATGgaaggcaggcacacacagagcaatAACAGTGGCCATTTGGTTAATGTAATCAGCCTCAGTATGCATGAATACTGATTTGGGACAGACCAGAGGAAGTGCAAAGGGGGATGTTTTAATAGTCAGTCAGAAGAGAGCAGACATGCATACAGAGCTAACAGTTACTGCTTTATTTCCTGCAACTTCATTTCTAGATTTTGTTCTGGAAAAGGGATACAAAGCTGGTGCTTGAACAACACTGTATTGTAACTTACCTGCGTTGCTTTTACCTTGTTCTTTCATGCTGTAGAGGATACTCTTTTTGCTTGTTAATAGAAATTGG
Protein-coding sequences here:
- the LOC135247567 gene encoding E3 ubiquitin-protein ligase TRIM35-like → MEAKALIPEDELCCSVCCDIFKEPVVLLCSHSFCRECLKQYWEKKSSRECPICRRKSSVEEPPVNLALRSIVESYLKQKTERETTDKSDAHCPLHGEKLLLFCEHDKEPLCVICQTSKKHRYHPVCPVEEAALELKEELKPALNLIKEKLKRFTEVEQECKKTAEHIRSQAQHTEKQIKAEFEKLHQFLREEEEVRLAALREEEEQKSQIMKEKMENITGHISTLTDKITAIEKAMDTEDTSFLQSYKNIKERVQCTLQDPELLSGALIDVAKHLGNLKFRVWEKMQEMVQYTPVVLDPNTVRATVSLSDDLTTVRHTGTDQKYPANPERFTFTVSVLGSEGFTSGKHSWEVKVGNKPEWDIGVVKESICRKGRLTYTPKRGFWVLMLRNGDEYLASGVTDLTLKRKPQSIRVQLDYDRGEVSFFDSSDTSLIYTFKDTFTETVFPYFSPYLKGDKNDRPLQICPLTVSVKPVTVFVFLKNRWCTFKECLLFLICFSIPYLVADLGTLELTYWRCELTKGSWLMAYQNQMEGRHTQSNNSGHLVNVISLSMHEY